In Mercurialis annua linkage group LG5, ddMerAnnu1.2, whole genome shotgun sequence, a single genomic region encodes these proteins:
- the LOC126683317 gene encoding transcription factor bHLH68-like isoform X2, whose amino-acid sequence MLSFLKEKQEFEACFLMANPNFLSSSPYVFGSSSSSSSPSSSSLGFNYFLDHNQELPQSWSQLLMGGLTGEEQEEEYRFGASHFHPKFLNPYDVKQEISQNSNLYGQGGGEEEFQTLIRPNWSQQVMPVSSPRSCVTSNNILDFSYNNKPDVISQHFDQSSECNSTAATGGGVCKKARVQAPSSSQPPLKVRKEKLGDRITALHQLVSPFGKTDTASVLLEAIGYIRFLQAQIEVQGERNCVFPEDPGQLVNDICQKRKGGPNQDSEDNKLPKDLKSRGLCLVPVSCTQHVGSDNGADYWAPAIGGGF is encoded by the exons atgcTATCTTTTTTGAAGGAAAAACAAGAATTTGAAGCTTGTTTTTTGATGGCAAACCCTAATTTTCTGTCTTCTTCTCCTTATGTTTTtggatcttcttcttcatcttcttctccttcatcttcatcacttggttttaattattttcttgatCACAACCAAGAGCTTCCTCAGTCATGGAGCCAACTACTTAT GGGTGGTTTGACAggagaagaacaagaagaagaatatAGGTTTGGAGCGAGTCATTTCCATCCAAAATTCTTGAATCCATACGATGTAAAACAAGAAATTTCTCAAAATAGTAATTTGTATGGTCAAGGTGGTGGTGAAGAAGAATTTCAAACCCTAATTAGACCTAATTGGTCACAGCAAGTCATGCCAGTTTCTTCCCCTAGGTCTTGTGTTACAAGTAATAATATTCTTGACTTCTCTTACAACAACAAGCCAGATGTAATAAGTCAACACTTCGATCAATCATCTGAG TGTAATAGCACGGCGGCCACCGGCGGCGGGGTGTGCAAGAAGGCTAGGGTTCAGGCGCCGTCTTCAAGCCAACCACCTTTGAAG GTAAGGAAGGAGAAATTGGGTGATAGAATCACTGCACTTCACCAGCTAGTTTCCCCATTTGGAAAG ACTGACACAGCTTCTGTCTTGTTAGAAGCTATTGGATATATCAGATTCCTTCAGGCTCAAATTGag GTTCAAGGAGAAAGGAATTGTGTATTCCCTGAAGACCCAGGTCAG TTGGTGAATGACATATGCCAGAAAAGAAAAGGAGGTCCTAATCag GATAGTGAAGATAATAAGCTGCCAAAGGATTTAAAGAGCAGAGGTTTGTGCTTAGTTCCTGTGTCTTGCACTCAGCATGTTGGAAGTGATAATGGTGCTGACTATTGGGCTCCGGCCATCGGCGGCGGGTTTTAA
- the LOC126683317 gene encoding transcription factor bHLH68-like isoform X1, producing MLSFLKEKQEFEACFLMANPNFLSSSPYVFGSSSSSSSPSSSSLGFNYFLDHNQELPQSWSQLLMGGLTGEEQEEEYRFGASHFHPKFLNPYDVKQEISQNSNLYGQGGGEEEFQTLIRPNWSQQVMPVSSPRSCVTSNNILDFSYNNKPDVISQHFDQSSECNSTAATGGGVCKKARVQAPSSSQPPLKVRKEKLGDRITALHQLVSPFGKTDTASVLLEAIGYIRFLQAQIEALSSPYLGNSASSNMRNQHSVQGERNCVFPEDPGQLVNDICQKRKGGPNQDSEDNKLPKDLKSRGLCLVPVSCTQHVGSDNGADYWAPAIGGGF from the exons atgcTATCTTTTTTGAAGGAAAAACAAGAATTTGAAGCTTGTTTTTTGATGGCAAACCCTAATTTTCTGTCTTCTTCTCCTTATGTTTTtggatcttcttcttcatcttcttctccttcatcttcatcacttggttttaattattttcttgatCACAACCAAGAGCTTCCTCAGTCATGGAGCCAACTACTTAT GGGTGGTTTGACAggagaagaacaagaagaagaatatAGGTTTGGAGCGAGTCATTTCCATCCAAAATTCTTGAATCCATACGATGTAAAACAAGAAATTTCTCAAAATAGTAATTTGTATGGTCAAGGTGGTGGTGAAGAAGAATTTCAAACCCTAATTAGACCTAATTGGTCACAGCAAGTCATGCCAGTTTCTTCCCCTAGGTCTTGTGTTACAAGTAATAATATTCTTGACTTCTCTTACAACAACAAGCCAGATGTAATAAGTCAACACTTCGATCAATCATCTGAG TGTAATAGCACGGCGGCCACCGGCGGCGGGGTGTGCAAGAAGGCTAGGGTTCAGGCGCCGTCTTCAAGCCAACCACCTTTGAAG GTAAGGAAGGAGAAATTGGGTGATAGAATCACTGCACTTCACCAGCTAGTTTCCCCATTTGGAAAG ACTGACACAGCTTCTGTCTTGTTAGAAGCTATTGGATATATCAGATTCCTTCAGGCTCAAATTGag gcTCTTAGCTCTCCTTACTTGGGTAATTCTGCATCATCAAACATGAGGAACCAACATTCT GTTCAAGGAGAAAGGAATTGTGTATTCCCTGAAGACCCAGGTCAG TTGGTGAATGACATATGCCAGAAAAGAAAAGGAGGTCCTAATCag GATAGTGAAGATAATAAGCTGCCAAAGGATTTAAAGAGCAGAGGTTTGTGCTTAGTTCCTGTGTCTTGCACTCAGCATGTTGGAAGTGATAATGGTGCTGACTATTGGGCTCCGGCCATCGGCGGCGGGTTTTAA
- the LOC126683169 gene encoding peroxisome biogenesis protein 2, whose translation MSTASSSSPPLLVPPPEHEWIDTYIKLLPQWQSLTLSHQSIIPISISRVNQFDAGRLDIEMSAMLKEQLVKVFSLMKPGMLFQYEPELDAFLEFLIWRFSIWVDKPTPGNALMNLRYRDERAVEFREKVRTGLEGPGLTMAQKLWYCIATVGGQYIWARLQSFSAFRRWGDSEQRPLARRAWILLQRIEGIYKAASCVNLLIFLYTGRFRNLVERVLKARLVYGSPHMNRAVSFEYMNRQLVWNEFSEMLLLLLPLLNSSSVKNLLSPFSKDKSSNSTADDSTCPICQTTPTIPFLALPCQHRYCYYCLRTRCAASSLFRCPRCSEPVVAMQRHGGLGSQQKT comes from the exons ATGAGCACCGCCTCTAGTTCTTCACCGCCGCTGCTTGTTCCGCCGCCTGAGCATGAATGGATCGACACTTACATTAAATTGCTTCCTCAATGGCAATCTCTCACTCTTTCTCACCAG TCAATAATACCGATTTCGATATCTAGAGTTAATCAATTTGATGCTGGGAGATTAGATATTGAAATGTCAGCCATGTTAAAAGAGCAATTGGTTAAGGTTTTCTCTTTAATGAAG CCAGGAATGCTATTTCAATATGAGCCAGAACTTGATGCTTTCCTTGAGTTTCTTATTTGGAGGTTCTCTATTTGGGTAGATAAGCCTACTCCTGGAAATGCTCTCATGAATCTCCGCTATAGAGACGAACGCGCAGTCGAATTTAGAGAAAAAG TCAGAACAGGCTTGGAAGGACCTGGACTGACTATGGCTCAGAAACTTTGGTATTGCATCGCCACTGTTGGGGGTCAATATATATGGGCTCGTTTGCAGTCCTTCTCCGCCTTTCGTAGATGGGGTGATTCTGAGCag AGGCCTCTAGCACGACGTGCGTGGATTCTGTTACAACGTATTGAGGGAATTTATAAGGCTGCATCATGTGTCAACCTACTCATATTTCTATACACGGGAAG ATTTAGGAATCTTGTTGAAAGAGTATTAAAAGCAAGGCTTGTCTATGGAAGTCCCCATATGAATCGAGCAGTTAGCTTTGAGTACATGAATCGCCAATTAGTGTGGAATGAATTTTCG GAGATGCTATTACTGCTTCTTCCTCTTCTCAACTCATCATCAGTTAAAAACTTACTGAGCCCATTTTCAAAGGATAAATCCTCAAATTCCACAGCAGATGATAGCACTTGCCCCATTTGCCAGACGACTCCAACCATTCCATTTCTCGCTCTCCCATGTCAGCACAG GTATTGCTATTACTGCCTTAGAACAAGATGTGCTGCATCTTCGTTATTCCGGTGTCCTAGATGCAGCGAGCCAGTGGTAGCTATGCAGCGGCATGGTGGTTTAGGCAGCCAACAGAAAACCTAG
- the LOC126679786 gene encoding protein THYLAKOID ASSEMBLY 8, chloroplastic translates to MALSLHKNLIFLPPKTLSKTLTTTTTATVIRCGSGPRSNRGPLVKGRILSKEAILAVQSLKRSYNKSPPSNLPDLTRLLKSDLSAILKELLRQDLCLLALHVLTILRSEFSDQIDLNLYGEVISALTRNKLEGDIDRLIDDLGKDEGKIMWESDRGFLRVVRGVVDADRKESTVKIVQMLRRSGCGDTWPADAYIVGVLSKGLRRMGEEVLADEVDKEFGGVFKGNLDKLSV, encoded by the coding sequence ATGGCTTTATCTCTTCATAAAAATCTCATATTTCTCCCTCCAAAAACCCTATCCAAAACCctaaccaccaccaccaccgccaccgTCATCCGCTGCGGTTCCGGTCCACGCTCCAACCGCGGACCATTAGTTAAAGGTAGAATACTAAGCAAAGAAGCAATCCTAGCCGTCCAATCACTAAAACGCTCATACAATAAATCACCACCGTCAAATCTCCCGGATCTCACTCGCCTACTCAAATCCGACCTCTCAGCAATCCTCAAAGAGCTTCTCCGTCAAGACCTCTGTCTCCTCGCTCTCCACGTCCTCACCATTCTCCGGTCAGAGTTTTCCGACCAAATCGACCTAAATCTGTACGGCGAGGTCATCTCAGCGCTCACGAGAAACAAATTGGAGGGCGATATTGACCGTTTGATTGACGATTTGGGGAAGGATGAGGGGAAGATAATGTGGGAGAGCGACAGGGGATTTTTGAGAGTGGTTAGAGGTGTGGTAGATGCTGATAGGAAGGAATCGACGGTCAAGATTGTTCAGATGTTGAGGAGGAGTGGATGTGGTGACACGTGGCCTGCTGATGCGTATATTGTTGGGGTTTTGAGTAAAGGGTTGAGGAGGATGGGTGAGGAGGTTTTGGCTGATGAGGTCGATAAGGAATTTGGTGGGGTTTTTAAAGGTAATTTGGATAAATTAAGTGtgtaa